The genomic region CTCTGCCAGATATGGCAACTTAGCTACCATAGAAGATGGTTATGGAATTAGTTTACTACCATTGGCTACCTTTGCTATAGATTTTTATGGAAATGATGAATGTTTAGAATTCAAACCTATTATTGAAAATGATAAAAATTATAGTGATAAGGAAATAAACATTATATCAAAAATGCATAAGGCAATAGCTATAATTCAATTTAAGCTAGAAGGAGCAGTAATTAAAAGAAGACCTTATTTCTCTATGGAAGATAGGCTTCTGCTAGATAAAATTAACTATGAAAAAGGTACAATAAACCTAAATGGAAAAGAATACAAATTAAAGGATACTAATTTTCCTACTATCGACCCTAAAGATCCATATAAACTTATACCAGAAGAAATTGAACTTATAGAAAAGCTTAAGTCGTCCTTTTTAAATAGCGAAAAACTTCAAAGACATGTTAGTTTTCTATTTGCAAAGGGGAGTTTATATTTAAAGTATAACTCAAATTTATTATATCATGGCTGTATTCCATTAAATGACGATGGAACTTTTAAAAAGGTCAGAATAGGTGCATCTGGTAAAGAATATAGCGGTAAGGCTTTACTAGATAGGTTAGAAATTATAGTTAGAGAGGGATATTTTCATAAAGATAATCCAGAGGCTAAATTATATGGAATGGATATGATTTGGTATCTTTGGAATGGTTCTTGCTCGCCTCTCTTTGGTAAAGATAAAATGACTACCTTTGAAAGATATTTTATAGAAGATAAAGAAACTCATATTGAAAAGAAGAATCATTATTTTGATTTAGAAGACGATGAAAAAGCATGTAATATGATTTTTGAAGAATTTGGATTAGACCCTAAAACTTCACATATAATTAATGGACATGTCCCAGTTAAAATAAAAAAAGGAGAAAGTCCTATAAAAGCAAATGGGAAACTCTTAGTTATAGATGGGGGATTTTCAAAAGCTTATCAAAGTCAAACTGGAATTGCAGGCTATACCCTTATATATAATTCTTATGGATTATCGTTAGTTTCTCATGAGCCCTTTGAATCTACTCAAAAGGCCATTGAAGAAGAAAAAGATATTCTTTCAACTAGAGTAATATTAGAAACAGAGGTTGAAAGAATGAGAGTAGCAGATACAGACATTGGCAAGGAATTAAAACTTCAAATAGAAGATTTAGAAAAACTTTTAAATGCATATAGAACAGGGTTAATAAAGGAACAGATTTAAAAATCCTATAAAAGACAGCAGATAAATTTGTTTTTATACAAATTTATCTGCTATATTTAAAGTAATTTCACTAACTTTGTAATAAACTCTTCTGCTTTTTTAAAGTCCTTCTCATTTGGATGCCCTTGGGATAACTTACCTAAGAAATCAAAAATCTTATTATCAGAAAACTCTTTTGCTATAAAACTTCCTTTGCAGGCAAAACTTCCTTTAATAATAGCTCCCTTTTCCTTTAGCAATTTAAGCAGCTTATTATTATAAAACTTCATACCAACTCCGCTAGTTGAAAATACAAAAACATTTTTGCCCTTTAAATTTAATCTATCCACTAGTTTAAAAAGTTTTGGAGCCATGCTTTCCTTGTATACCCCAGAGCCAAAGCCAATTAAATCGTAATTCTCTAAATTAATATCCTTAGTACTTTCAATATTTATTAAATCGCAGTTAATTTTTCTAGCAAAAACCTTTGCAAGTTTTTCAGTATTATGCTTATAATTTGAATAATAAAGAATCAAGGCTTTCATATACATTTTCTCCTTACTTAGTTCTTAACTAAATTATATTATCTAGCCGCCTCAATCATTCTAACTGCTTCTTCTAAATTACTTACAAAAAAAATATTATTACCCTTGTTACATTCATAAATAAAATCATGCAGCGGCTTGCTTGTGTACTTAGAAAAGTCTCCAATAATAGCTAGCTTAGTAAAATAATTAGAGAATTTTTGCAGAACTTCACCAGCTACCCCGCTGCTAAGTATAAAGAATTCTTCACATATCGCATGTTTATCTAAAATAATTTTACTACAATCTTTTTCATATATTACTGTCATTATAAGATCAAGAGCAGATTGGGCGTCATATATTAATACATCCTTGCTTTGAATATATACTATATCATTATTTTTCCCTAAAAAAGTGTAATTCATTTATTAATTCCCTCCTTTTATTTGTTCTAAAATTGTATCTGTAAGATTTATCAGACTATGTCCACCTTCAGGAAAATATTTATTTTTGCATTCGGAAGAAGTTTCTTCATTCTATCAGCAGTTTCCATAGAATTCAGAATTATATCTTTTTTTCCATCAAATAAGAATACCGGCTAGTTAACCGTCTTATTTCTTCATCAGTAAAAATCGGTATAGGCTCTTTCCTAATGTTAAAATTTTTACCCATTAACACTTGAAATTTAAAAAATACTTCAGGTATATCAAAATTACCATTAATAATTTTAAATAACTTCCTTACTCCCTTTTCTCCAAAAAGCATATAAAATAAGGCTATAAATACAAATTTCTTATTTTGACTACCTATCCCTGAAAGACATATCAACACTAATTTATCAACCCTTTCCGGATATCTTATAGCAAATTTAGCAGCTAGCCATCCCCCTAAAGAAGTTCCATTGAATTCATACTACTTCCATGTAATAGAAGCATGGGTGGATTATTAATATCACCAGCAGCTATGCAAAAGGTGCTGCCGTGACGAGTATTTACATAAAATCTTTCATGTGGTATTGTTGGTGCTTCAAGAAGCATATCATACTGTTTAAGAACTTCTTCTTTCCCTTCCTGCGTCTTGAAGGCATTTTTATATTTCATTTGTCTTCCCCCCTTATTTTAAACTTAAAAACCACTCTTCTGCTTCTTTAACATTATTAACTAATTTAATAATTTGATTCTTTTCACTTTCTACAATTGATGCTTTAAATTCACTTTTTAACTTATTTATATTATCAATTACAATTCCAGCTTTAATGTGGTACATAGTAAATTTTTGAAGTAATGATGCCAGAAGTCCTACTTTAGGATCAAAGAATTCCTCTGAAAGTGCTTCAAAATCTAATAAAACAAATTGACTATTATTTTCTGCTAATGCAGTAATTATATCTAAAATATCTTTTTCTCTTTCAAGTTTATTTTCTGAAGCAGTAAGATGAAGGTAAGATATTTTACCAGTGCTCTTTACATCATACTTCAGAACCTTACTATTATTTTTTTCTTTATTATTAGCCTTTGTTTCTTCATTTTCAGCTAAATCATTTTCATTTGGAATATTAGATATAGCCTTTCTTAAATCTTGAATCCAGACAAGTTCATTTTTATATGTTCTTTGAATATTATCATTGATATAAGTCCATAATGTATTTTCTAAGGCAGTCCTATCTGGTGAAAATTTTGCAGCCTCTTTATTGTTTTTTACCATTAATAATTGACTTTTAACTTGGCTTTCATATTCATCAATAAGATTATTTAATTCCTTACTATTTAACATACTAGACCAGGCAAGATGAACAAGAAATGGCTTTTTTATTTCGCTATCTCCTACTGGTGAACTAACCCATTCCTTCAAAGCTGTAAGACCTCCATCAGTTATTTCATAGATTTTTTTAGTTGGAGACCCTTCTTCATACTTCAGCTCATTTTTTACAAACCCCTTATTAAGTAATTCTGTTAGAGCTTTATATATTTGATTATTATTTCCTGACCAATACATAAAATCAGAGTTTTGAATGATCTTCTTTAAATCATATCCGGTCATTGGCTTATAACTTAGTATTCCCAAGATTGCATAGTTAATTGACATATTAGCTCCTCCACTACATCTTTAACATATGTTAATAGTAACATATGTTAGTAGCAGGGTCAATATAATAAAATTATTATATTCATAAAAAAAACGGTTAAAGTAAATAATTTCACTCTAACCCTTTTTAATTCTTCTTATTCATTTAAAATTCTTTTAAGCCACTTTTCTATATCTTCTCTAACAACTTGTCCGCTTACATCAATGCCTGGTAGAATTTTAGCTTTTAAACACTCTTTAGCTATATCATCTTGAATTTCTCCAAGGCCTCCTCCACCGCTAGTGGAAAAAGGAATTATAGTTTTTCCTTCAAAATTATGATTTCTAATGAAGCTCCTAACTGGTGGTGCCATTGTTTTAAACCAGTTAGGTGTACCTATAAATATAGTATCATAATTATCTATTGGCTCATTGCCAGATAGCAACTTAGGGCAAAATCCCCTAGCAATTTCACTTCTAACTTCCTTAGCAGCTGTATTATAATTAAAAGAATAATTCTTTTCAGAAATTAGCTCTCTTATATCGCCGCCAGTTTGCCTTGCTATTTCTAATGCAAAGTTCTTTGTATTTTGAAATAGCGAGTAATAAACTATCAATATTTTGCTCATTTGTATTATTTCCTTTCTAAACAACCAACTATTTATTACAATATTCTAAAATTGCTTTATAAATAAAATCACTTAAATCTTCTTCCTTATACTTTTCTGTTTCTCCATATACTAATTTAGCTTCACGATAATACTGTTCCTTCAATTCTAGAACTTCTGAATTTTTAAATATACTTAAATTAAATGGCTCTTCACCTGATAAGTAATCATCTACAGCATTAATAATTTCTTTTAATCTCTGCTGCTTTAATATTAAAGTTTATTAATTTTATCGTAATAATGTAGTGTTCTTGGAGTTATACCTGTTATATATGAAACATCTTTAACAGTTAATAATTGTTTTTTCATTTTAAAACTCTTTCTTTTGTTTGTTTTTAATACTCTATATTGTAAACTATGACGCAAGGTCATAGTCAAGTACTTATTCTAATTCATTTAAAAATTCCACCATAATTTCAATAAATTCATCTGGCTTATCATAGTGTATATCGTGACCTGGAGTGTCAACATTGACTCTTTTCCCCTTTTCTAATAGGCTGACTACACGATCGGTATCTTCATCTGATAAGGCTGCTAATAATAAATCACCATCATAACTAGTATTGGCCTTAATAAATACTGTAGGACTTTTTATTTTTGATAAGACTTCTTCTTGATTATAATCTTCAAACCAGCTGTTATCATAGAAAGTTTCTCCAAATCTTTGATCATAAGGATAGGTTACAACTTCAAACATCCTATTTATTTGTGGTGGTAAATACTTTACATGAACAGGTTCATTAGGGTGCTTTTCATGATAGCTTACTGCACTTTTTGAAATAAAATTCCAAATCTTTTCTCCAAAGATATTTTTCCAATAACTTCTTTCTAAACTATATTTAAAATAATCTTTCTCTTCACTTTGATTTTTAAAATCCTGATATAATTGAAAACCATAAACCCATGCGTAAGTCTTTTCCCTTCTGCCAGCTTCTGTTGCAAAGAAAGGTGAATCTTCAATAACTGTTCCTAAGATGCGATCTGGATAATAGGCAGCCATCCATGCAGCAATCATTCCCCCTGAAGAATGGCCTGAAACAACTACTTTTTCTCCAATTTCTGTATCAATAAATTCTATAAAATCTTTAGCCATTTCTTTAGCTGAGTACTTTTCTACCTTCCATTCTGATTCCCCATGTCCATGACAATCTATAGCATAAACATGATAATGTTTTGATAGTTCCTCTAATACCTTAGCATAATCTTCCCAAGTCATTCCTTGGCCATGTATTAATAAAAGTGGCGTTTTTCCATTATCAGGCCCTTCTCCATAATTTAACAGAGTACCATCTTTTAATTTTATCTGCCTTTCTATAAAACCTGCTTTAGCTATCTTTTTTAATGGTTTCTTAATATAGGTTACATTATTATAAAAATATGAACCAATTATAAATAGTATAATCCCTAAGATTATAATTAATATTATTTTCTTTTTCATATTTACCAATCTCCTATTCTTAAATTACTATTCTGTACATTCTTCTGCATTATAAATTGCTTCTATAAAATGCATTAATTTTTCCTGCTTCATCAAAGCAAGACCTTGACTTTCATCTCCTAAAACCAGCAAACTATCACCAGGAAAAATGTTAAATATCTCCCTAGCCTTTTTAGGAATTACAATCTGCCCTCTTTCACCAACCTTTACTATTCCAAAAACATGCTTTCCCTTTGGCTGAGGACCTATTTTATCTTTATCGTTAGAATAATTCACTAAATCATCTAAACTAACTCCATAAAATTCTGCTAAAGCTAAACAATTATTAATATCAGGAAGACTTTCTCCACTTTCCCATTTTGCAACAGCCTGTCTTGAAACACCAATTTTATCAGCAATTTCTTCCTGAGTATATTTATATTTCTTTCTTAATTTTTTTAAATTCATACTTATCATATTAATCACATCCTTTGATTTAATGATATATTAGTTATTATCTCTATTCAACCAACCAGATATAACAGCAAATGTTATTATTAGTTTACATATATTTATTCATAAAAAAAGAAGAGTTAAGCAACTCTCCTTTTTATCACTATTAATTTAAAGTATGGCCTTTATAATAAATTTCTTCCCATCTTTCTCTTGTTAACAGCATGTTAAGAGCATCTATCATTTCTCCTTCATATTCTAAATCAGCTTTATCAATACTATCTAAAATAAATCCTGCTTTTTCATATACTCTTTGTGCCCTTGGATTGAAGGCATAACCCCCTAAAGTTAACTCTTTTAGATCTGTATTTAAAAAGATATAGTCACGTACTAAGATTGTTGCCTCTGTTCCTAATCTACGGTTTCTTCTCCTAGGACCTATAAGTATTCTAAAATTCATGCTATGTTTAATTTCATCATATTCATTTATGGCTAATTTCCCAACTACTGTATTGTTAGCTTTATCTATAATTACAGGATCAAGGCGGTCAACTTGCTCATTTCTTGTATTATACCAATTTATTAAAAATTCCTTAAATTTATCACATTCCTCTCCCTCAGTTTAAAGTTCTTGACCTTAACATGCTAAAAATATACATATTTTTTATTATATCATAGGCTAAAGCATAGATATATAATAAAAAACTCAGAGCATTTCTACTCTGAGCTAAAAAATGATATTTATAAAATGATGATAAAAGGGGTATCATGTTAGTTATAAGTTTTTATATGTTTAAATCTATTTCTTTTTAATAGCTACTCTCCATACTTCTGGGCCTTCTTCAAGGTATTCCCATTCAAATTTTCCAGCATATTCTGCTGAAAATTGATAGTATAATGGTTTTGGATCATGATCATTTAATAATTCCATTTCTTCACCATTATTCAAATTATTAAAAGTATCAAAAATAACTGCATGTTTATCCTTTGGTTCATAAATACGTGCATCTACTTGTGATTTAAATCTTGACATCTTATTTACCTCCAAAATGAACTTTGTAAATACATAGTATTACTAAATGCCAAGATTTTATGTGATTTGAATCACATCTTTAATTTATTCCATTCTGGTTTTAATTGATTTATCCATTTCATTTCTATTTCCCTACATTTTTCTTTTGTTGGTAATATTACAAAACTTACTGATATTTTATCTCTATTAGCTTTAATCTCTTTCTCAGCTAAAGTTCTCCCCTTTAAATTATATAATCTATCAAATTCTTTTCTTAAGCCATTTTCTGCTCGTCCTACATATTTTACTCCATCTAGATATAGCTTATAACAGCCCATAGATGTTGAGGCCTTTTTGCTAGCTTCTTCTAAGCTTAATGATAAAACCCCTGCTCCTTTTATTTTATCTATTATCTTATTAAACATATTCTCTCCCTTTTCTTTAATTATTTTTTCTATTATTAATTTCTATTTTATAGTTTAATTTCCTTTAAATATTTCTTAATCTATATAAACAACTCAGAGCTTCTGCCCTGAGTTTGTATAATACTATTAGTCTACTTTTGAATAAGGTAAGTTACATATCTAACTATACTCCTTGGGAAAACTTTTCCTCCAAAAGCTATAGTTTTATTCTTGAATCCATGAACTGCAACTACTCTTCCCTTCATTAATTTCTTATATCCGTATTCAGCAACTTCTTTAGCTGTGGCATTTTTTAAGTTCTTAAAAAGGCCTGAACTTTCAAGATTTGCCTTTTCTTCAAAATCTGTTTTTGTTGGTCCTGGGCATAAAGCAAGTACTTTTATATTAGTATCTTTAAGTTCAACAGATAGGGCTTCTGTAAAAGATAGCACAAAAGCCTTAGTAGCATAATACACTGCCATTAGAGGGCCTGGCTGAAAGGCTGCTAGGGAAGCTAGATTCATTATTCTTCCTCTATTTTTTTCTTTCATATCCCTTAAATATAGATAAGTCAGTTTTACTAAAGCCATTATATTAACATCTATCATTTCTTCCTGCTTTTTTAAATCTAAAGAGGCAAACTCCCCAAAATCCCCAAAGCCTGCATTGTTAACTAATATTTCTACTTGTATATT from Clostridium isatidis harbors:
- a CDS encoding fructose-1,6-bisphosphatase; translation: MSYIKENYTDNLENELRYLKLLSKQYPTIADACIEIINLQAILNLPKGTEHFLSDIHGEYEPFIHVLKNASGVIKRKIQDIFGNSLMEEEIKSLATLIYYPEQKLELIIKKEKNIEDWYKVTLYRLIEVCRRVSSKYTRSKVRKALPKDFAYIIEELLHEESNNSNKERYYNEIIKTIINIGRSKEFITAICKVIQDLVIDRLHIVGDIFDRGPGADIIMDTLINYHSVDIQWGNHDIVWMGAAAGSEACIATVIRSSARYGNLATIEDGYGISLLPLATFAIDFYGNDECLEFKPIIENDKNYSDKEINIISKMHKAIAIIQFKLEGAVIKRRPYFSMEDRLLLDKINYEKGTINLNGKEYKLKDTNFPTIDPKDPYKLIPEEIELIEKLKSSFLNSEKLQRHVSFLFAKGSLYLKYNSNLLYHGCIPLNDDGTFKKVRIGASGKEYSGKALLDRLEIIVREGYFHKDNPEAKLYGMDMIWYLWNGSCSPLFGKDKMTTFERYFIEDKETHIEKKNHYFDLEDDEKACNMIFEEFGLDPKTSHIINGHVPVKIKKGESPIKANGKLLVIDGGFSKAYQSQTGIAGYTLIYNSYGLSLVSHEPFESTQKAIEEEKDILSTRVILETEVERMRVADTDIGKELKLQIEDLEKLLNAYRTGLIKEQI
- a CDS encoding flavodoxin family protein → MKALILYYSNYKHNTEKLAKVFARKINCDLINIESTKDINLENYDLIGFGSGVYKESMAPKLFKLVDRLNLKGKNVFVFSTSGVGMKFYNNKLLKLLKEKGAIIKGSFACKGSFIAKEFSDNKIFDFLGKLSQGHPNEKDFKKAEEFITKLVKLL
- a CDS encoding DUF4180 domain-containing protein; its protein translation is MNYTFLGKNNDIVYIQSKDVLIYDAQSALDLIMTVIYEKDCSKIILDKHAICEEFFILSSGVAGEVLQKFSNYFTKLAIIGDFSKYTSKPLHDFIYECNKGNNIFFVSNLEEAVRMIEAAR
- a CDS encoding DUF4180 domain-containing protein, producing the protein MSINYAILGILSYKPMTGYDLKKIIQNSDFMYWSGNNNQIYKALTELLNKGFVKNELKYEEGSPTKKIYEITDGGLTALKEWVSSPVGDSEIKKPFLVHLAWSSMLNSKELNNLIDEYESQVKSQLLMVKNNKEAAKFSPDRTALENTLWTYINDNIQRTYKNELVWIQDLRKAISNIPNENDLAENEETKANNKEKNNSKVLKYDVKSTGKISYLHLTASENKLEREKDILDIITALAENNSQFVLLDFEALSEEFFDPKVGLLASLLQKFTMYHIKAGIVIDNINKLKSEFKASIVESEKNQIIKLVNNVKEAEEWFLSLK
- a CDS encoding flavodoxin — protein: MSKILIVYYSLFQNTKNFALEIARQTGGDIRELISEKNYSFNYNTAAKEVRSEIARGFCPKLLSGNEPIDNYDTIFIGTPNWFKTMAPPVRSFIRNHNFEGKTIIPFSTSGGGGLGEIQDDIAKECLKAKILPGIDVSGQVVREDIEKWLKRILNE
- a CDS encoding MerR family DNA-binding transcriptional regulator; translated protein: MKKQLLTVKDVSYITGITPRTLHYYDKINKL
- a CDS encoding alpha/beta fold hydrolase; this translates as MKKKIILIIILGIILFIIGSYFYNNVTYIKKPLKKIAKAGFIERQIKLKDGTLLNYGEGPDNGKTPLLLIHGQGMTWEDYAKVLEELSKHYHVYAIDCHGHGESEWKVEKYSAKEMAKDFIEFIDTEIGEKVVVSGHSSGGMIAAWMAAYYPDRILGTVIEDSPFFATEAGRREKTYAWVYGFQLYQDFKNQSEEKDYFKYSLERSYWKNIFGEKIWNFISKSAVSYHEKHPNEPVHVKYLPPQINRMFEVVTYPYDQRFGETFYDNSWFEDYNQEEVLSKIKSPTVFIKANTSYDGDLLLAALSDEDTDRVVSLLEKGKRVNVDTPGHDIHYDKPDEFIEIMVEFLNELE
- a CDS encoding helix-turn-helix domain-containing protein; this translates as MISMNLKKLRKKYKYTQEEIADKIGVSRQAVAKWESGESLPDINNCLALAEFYGVSLDDLVNYSNDKDKIGPQPKGKHVFGIVKVGERGQIVIPKKAREIFNIFPGDSLLVLGDESQGLALMKQEKLMHFIEAIYNAEECTE
- a CDS encoding DUF2249 domain-containing protein; protein product: MSRFKSQVDARIYEPKDKHAVIFDTFNNLNNGEEMELLNDHDPKPLYYQFSAEYAGKFEWEYLEEGPEVWRVAIKKK
- a CDS encoding SDR family NAD(P)-dependent oxidoreductase — translated: MENVVLITGASSGIGLEFSKIFAREGYNLLLVARNEEKLLSLKEELERKHKIKAEVLAKDLYKREAAEEIYKFTKEKNIQVEILVNNAGFGDFGEFASLDLKKQEEMIDVNIMALVKLTYLYLRDMKEKNRGRIMNLASLAAFQPGPLMAVYYATKAFVLSFTEALSVELKDTNIKVLALCPGPTKTDFEEKANLESSGLFKNLKNATAKEVAEYGYKKLMKGRVVAVHGFKNKTIAFGGKVFPRSIVRYVTYLIQK